Proteins from one Lachnospiraceae bacterium KGMB03038 genomic window:
- a CDS encoding CotS family spore coat protein: MQEYERYVLEQYNIDVSSTRKIRGAVLCDTDQGPLLLRETATAPGRISALYRLYDHLWQQGYHNIDQIILNKEGECLTVLEDGSKYLLKRWFQGRECDIRKPAELLEAAGNLAKIHILLQEGGSEGITTAEPLDQEYERHDRELKKVRRFVRNLTPKGEFEVAFLKCFDQMYQWTEAAGSLLSNFSYRNFFEESIEKASIVHGEYNYHNILMIKDSYGKTTVATVNFEKYKLNIQTEDLYYFLRKVMEKQGWKERLGDGMLNAYSAIRPLDERAVEYLKIRLAYPEKFWKIANSYYHSNKAWISAKSIEKLNTAIAQTKEKERFLNHIFSFHL; the protein is encoded by the coding sequence ATGCAGGAATATGAGCGGTATGTGCTGGAACAATATAATATTGACGTCAGCAGCACCCGTAAGATCAGGGGTGCTGTTTTATGCGACACGGATCAAGGCCCGCTTCTCCTGCGGGAGACGGCCACTGCGCCGGGGCGTATTTCTGCCCTTTATAGATTGTATGACCACTTATGGCAGCAGGGATATCATAATATCGATCAGATCATCCTTAATAAAGAAGGAGAGTGCCTGACCGTTCTGGAAGACGGAAGCAAATACCTGTTGAAGAGATGGTTCCAAGGACGAGAATGTGACATCCGAAAACCGGCGGAACTTCTGGAAGCGGCGGGGAATCTGGCGAAAATCCATATTCTGCTCCAGGAGGGAGGATCAGAAGGAATAACAACGGCAGAACCGCTGGATCAGGAATATGAAAGACACGACCGGGAATTAAAAAAAGTCCGGCGGTTCGTGCGGAATCTAACGCCGAAAGGGGAGTTTGAAGTCGCCTTCCTGAAATGTTTCGACCAAATGTACCAATGGACCGAGGCCGCGGGCAGCCTGCTGAGCAATTTTTCTTACCGGAATTTCTTTGAGGAGAGCATAGAGAAAGCCAGTATTGTTCACGGGGAATATAATTATCATAACATTTTGATGATCAAAGATAGCTATGGAAAAACCACAGTAGCTACCGTTAATTTTGAAAAATATAAACTAAATATCCAGACAGAAGACCTATATTATTTCCTGAGAAAGGTCATGGAAAAGCAAGGATGGAAGGAACGTCTTGGAGATGGGATGCTGAATGCCTATTCCGCGATCCGTCCTCTGGATGAGAGAGCGGTGGAGTATCTTAAGATCCGTCTGGCGTACCCGGAGAAATTCTGGAAGATCGCCAATTCTTATTATCACTCAAACAAGGCGTGGATTTCCGCGAAAAGCATCGAGAAGCTGAATACGGCAATCGCCCAGACCAAGGAAAAAGAGAGATTCCTGAACCACATATTTTCTTTTCATTTATAG
- a CDS encoding septum formation initiator family protein, which yields MSGMKQRRQKRRSRRRAQHYRRSMLTVCGVILLLAVVLSVNAFQLRAKAKEYQAQETELAEQIEEEKARSAKIDDLEEYVGTDEYVEEIARDKLGLVHENEIIFKAK from the coding sequence ATGAGTGGTATGAAGCAAAGACGCCAAAAAAGGCGGTCCAGAAGGCGTGCTCAGCATTATCGGCGCAGTATGCTCACGGTATGCGGGGTGATTCTGCTGTTGGCTGTGGTTCTTTCCGTAAACGCGTTCCAGCTCCGGGCAAAGGCGAAAGAGTATCAGGCGCAGGAGACGGAACTTGCGGAACAGATTGAAGAGGAAAAGGCAAGGTCAGCCAAGATTGATGATCTGGAAGAGTACGTAGGAACAGATGAATATGTAGAAGAGATCGCAAGAGACAAATTGGGCCTTGTTCATGAGAATGAGATCATATTTAAGGCGAAATAA
- a CDS encoding RNA-binding S4 domain-containing protein — protein sequence MRLDKFLKVSRLIKRRTVANEACDAGRVLVNGNVAKASVKVKPGDIIEIHFGTKTVKAEVLDIQETTKKEEAKELFRYL from the coding sequence ATGAGACTGGACAAATTTTTGAAAGTTTCCCGTTTGATCAAGAGAAGAACTGTGGCAAACGAGGCCTGTGACGCGGGACGGGTACTGGTCAACGGGAACGTTGCGAAAGCCTCAGTAAAGGTCAAGCCGGGAGACATCATCGAGATACACTTTGGAACGAAAACGGTTAAAGCGGAGGTGCTGGATATCCAGGAGACAACCAAAAAGGAAGAAGCAAAAGAGCTGTTTCGCTACCTGTAA
- a CDS encoding HU family DNA-binding protein: MNKTELVAAIADKAELSKKDSEKALKAFVDVVTEELKKEHKIQLVGFGTFEVSKRAAREGRNPQTGKTMKIEACKAPKFKAGKALKDAVNK; the protein is encoded by the coding sequence ATGAACAAAACAGAATTAGTTGCGGCGATCGCAGACAAAGCAGAATTGTCAAAGAAAGATTCAGAGAAAGCATTAAAAGCTTTTGTTGATGTAGTAACAGAAGAATTGAAAAAAGAGCATAAGATCCAGTTAGTTGGCTTTGGTACTTTTGAAGTAAGCAAGAGAGCGGCAAGAGAAGGAAGAAATCCTCAGACAGGTAAGACAATGAAGATCGAAGCCTGCAAAGCGCCGAAGTTCAAAGCTGGAAAAGCATTAAAGGATGCTGTAAATAAATAA
- a CDS encoding SpoIIE family protein phosphatase → MAEISEKEKAVFLNPYVIQMDKFADSLIHLSRTFLSLESYKGTFSKEEFEEMFAKITGKVCEECEKKEQCLRENRVYTYQMMYEILCGVEEYGAELNVELKRKLQKRCIRAPRFLRETLEVFENAKQVLMWNNKIVQNREGYAGQLNSFAKLIQYTTRELDAGIFEDEHLEKKLKTHLKKAGVKLLSSVFFVTEQGRYEIHLTAKTAKGQCVATKDLAREVGICIGRTMVPQQGERPILGEEYCTIACVEGARFHTLQGVAKIGKNCDTISGDTFLMTDLPGGKKGAALSDGMGSGEAACKESTMVVEMLEELLEAGFPVKTAIQIMNTALVIGRDDVRFSTIDVSLFDLYSGTCEFVKAGASATFIKKKEGVERISSATLPIGVIQEIDIDVEKRELESGDFVIMVTDGVMDALPTGEQETLMETFILEAAINNPKELAHHLLGRVLEWTGELPLDDMTILVIGIWKR, encoded by the coding sequence ATGGCGGAAATCAGCGAAAAAGAGAAGGCGGTTTTTCTAAATCCTTATGTGATACAGATGGACAAGTTTGCGGATTCTCTGATCCATCTGTCCCGCACATTCTTGTCTCTGGAAAGTTATAAGGGGACGTTCTCTAAAGAAGAGTTTGAGGAAATGTTTGCGAAGATCACAGGAAAAGTGTGCGAAGAATGTGAGAAAAAAGAACAGTGTCTGCGGGAAAACAGAGTTTATACCTATCAAATGATGTATGAGATCCTATGCGGCGTAGAAGAATATGGGGCAGAATTAAATGTGGAACTAAAACGAAAACTGCAGAAGCGCTGCATAAGGGCGCCGAGATTCCTCAGAGAGACTCTGGAAGTGTTTGAAAACGCCAAACAGGTGCTGATGTGGAACAATAAGATCGTCCAGAACCGGGAAGGATACGCGGGACAGCTGAACAGCTTTGCGAAATTGATCCAATATACTACGAGAGAATTGGATGCGGGCATTTTTGAGGATGAACATTTAGAGAAGAAATTGAAGACCCATCTAAAGAAAGCGGGTGTGAAACTGCTTTCCTCGGTCTTTTTTGTGACGGAACAGGGAAGATATGAGATCCATTTGACCGCGAAAACAGCGAAAGGCCAATGTGTCGCTACCAAGGATCTGGCACGCGAGGTGGGGATCTGCATTGGAAGGACGATGGTGCCCCAGCAGGGGGAACGGCCGATCCTGGGGGAGGAGTACTGTACCATTGCCTGCGTGGAAGGCGCGCGGTTTCATACGCTTCAAGGAGTAGCTAAGATAGGGAAAAATTGTGATACAATATCCGGAGACACATTCTTGATGACGGATCTGCCGGGGGGCAAGAAAGGCGCAGCCTTATCCGATGGTATGGGGTCAGGAGAAGCTGCCTGCAAAGAGAGCACTATGGTGGTGGAAATGCTGGAAGAACTTCTGGAAGCCGGTTTCCCGGTAAAAACCGCGATTCAGATCATGAATACAGCGCTGGTCATCGGAAGGGATGACGTCCGGTTTTCCACGATAGACGTGAGTCTGTTCGACCTTTACAGCGGTACCTGTGAGTTTGTGAAAGCCGGGGCCTCGGCCACTTTTATCAAAAAAAAGGAAGGGGTGGAGCGGATTTCTTCTGCCACACTTCCTATCGGAGTGATCCAGGAAATCGATATTGACGTGGAGAAAAGAGAGCTGGAGTCCGGAGATTTTGTGATCATGGTAACGGACGGCGTGATGGATGCGCTGCCAACCGGAGAACAGGAAACTCTAATGGAAACCTTTATCCTGGAAGCGGCTATCAACAATCCAAAAGAGCTGGCCCACCATCTGCTGGGACGCGTCTTAGAGTGGACGGGAGAACTGCCTTTGGATGATATGACGATTCTGGTGATCGGAATCTGGAAGAGATAA
- the hflB gene encoding ATP-dependent zinc metalloprotease FtsH → MKDGKNRGLSGVTLLIFILFLFGVLWFTNQFDQRDREITWKEFEELTASEDVESYTIRQNKNVPTGRLEIQLKDSGGEEGEMKYLYVSDVNEIQDYLKGKNIDYDMSDVPRDSWFTMTIMPMLLMLAGILIIFFFMNRQGGGANSKAMNFGKSRAKMSTDSDKKVTFAQVAGLQEEKEELEEIVDFLKSPKKYIQVGARIPKGVLLVGPPGTGKTLLAKAVAGEAGVPFFSISGSDFVEMFVGVGASRVRDLFEDAKKHAPCIVFIDEIDAVARRRGTGMGGGHDEREQTLNQLLVEMDGFGVNEGIIVMAATNRVDILDPAILRPGRFDRKVMVGRPDVQGREEILKVHAKGKPLSEEVDLKQIAQTTAGFTGADLENLLNEAAILAAKDNRVYLLQDDIKKAFVKVGIGSEKKSRVISEKEKKITAFHEAGHAILYHVLPDVGPVYSVSIIPTGVAGGYTMPLPERDEMYNTKGKMLQDITVALGGRVAEEEVFDDITTGASQDIKQATSLAKSMVTKFGMSEAVGLINYDNDSDEVFIGRDLAHTSRGYGESVATTIDREVKRIIDECYDRAKQIIHEYDDVLHTCAELLLQKEKISRDEFESLFEGRAQKA, encoded by the coding sequence TTGAAGGACGGAAAGAACAGAGGATTAAGCGGGGTTACCCTGCTGATATTTATCCTGTTTTTATTTGGAGTGTTGTGGTTCACAAACCAATTTGACCAGAGAGACCGGGAGATCACCTGGAAAGAATTTGAGGAACTGACAGCCAGCGAAGACGTGGAGTCTTATACGATCAGACAGAATAAAAACGTGCCCACCGGCCGTCTGGAGATCCAGCTGAAAGATTCAGGCGGTGAGGAAGGGGAAATGAAGTACCTGTATGTATCAGATGTCAATGAGATTCAGGACTATCTGAAGGGAAAAAATATTGACTACGACATGTCGGACGTTCCAAGAGACAGTTGGTTTACGATGACGATCATGCCGATGCTGCTGATGCTGGCCGGTATTCTGATCATTTTCTTTTTTATGAACCGTCAGGGCGGCGGGGCGAATTCAAAAGCTATGAATTTTGGAAAAAGCCGGGCAAAGATGAGTACAGACAGCGATAAAAAAGTAACCTTTGCTCAGGTGGCCGGACTGCAGGAAGAAAAAGAAGAGCTGGAGGAGATCGTAGACTTCCTGAAGTCTCCTAAGAAATACATCCAGGTAGGTGCCAGGATCCCGAAAGGAGTCCTGCTGGTAGGGCCTCCGGGAACAGGCAAGACTCTGCTGGCCAAGGCGGTGGCAGGAGAAGCGGGAGTCCCGTTTTTCAGCATTTCTGGTTCAGACTTTGTAGAAATGTTTGTGGGAGTAGGCGCTTCCAGGGTAAGAGACTTGTTTGAGGACGCAAAGAAACATGCGCCGTGTATTGTTTTTATCGATGAGATCGATGCTGTGGCAAGGCGGAGAGGAACAGGTATGGGCGGCGGCCATGACGAGCGGGAGCAGACATTGAATCAGCTTCTGGTGGAAATGGATGGATTTGGCGTCAATGAAGGCATTATCGTGATGGCCGCGACAAACCGGGTAGATATCCTGGATCCGGCGATCCTGCGGCCGGGTCGTTTTGACCGGAAAGTCATGGTAGGCAGACCGGACGTGCAGGGGAGAGAGGAAATCCTTAAGGTCCATGCGAAAGGAAAGCCTTTAAGCGAGGAAGTGGATCTGAAGCAGATCGCGCAGACGACGGCAGGGTTTACCGGCGCCGATCTGGAGAATCTGCTGAATGAGGCGGCAATCCTTGCGGCAAAGGATAACCGGGTTTATTTACTGCAGGACGATATTAAAAAAGCGTTTGTGAAAGTGGGGATAGGATCTGAGAAGAAGAGCCGCGTGATTTCCGAAAAAGAAAAGAAGATTACCGCTTTTCACGAGGCGGGACACGCGATCCTGTACCACGTGCTCCCGGATGTGGGACCGGTGTATAGTGTATCTATTATCCCTACCGGCGTGGCGGGCGGTTATACCATGCCTTTGCCGGAGAGAGATGAGATGTACAACACCAAAGGGAAGATGCTCCAGGATATCACGGTAGCTTTGGGCGGCCGTGTAGCGGAGGAAGAGGTATTTGATGATATTACCACAGGCGCTTCCCAGGATATCAAGCAGGCTACAAGCCTGGCCAAATCTATGGTGACGAAATTTGGAATGTCTGAGGCTGTCGGGCTGATCAATTATGACAATGACAGCGATGAAGTCTTTATCGGCCGTGACCTTGCTCATACCTCCAGAGGATATGGGGAGAGCGTGGCGACGACTATTGATCGGGAAGTGAAACGGATCATCGACGAATGTTATGACAGGGCAAAACAGATCATCCACGAGTATGATGATGTGCTCCACACATGTGCGGAACTTCTGCTTCAAAAGGAGAAGATCTCCAGGGATGAATTTGAAAGCCTGTTTGAGGGCAGGGCGCAGAAGGCGTAA
- the tilS gene encoding tRNA lysidine(34) synthetase TilS, producing the protein MYQKVKAYVKTYHMLEKKDRVIAGISGGADSICLLFILLELQKEIGFSLAAVHVHHGLRGEAADADEEYVRTVCRKQGVKLEVFRRDVKSAARQYGLSEEEAGREVRREAFLEFCSKWGGTKIALAHHRDDNAETLLFHLCRGSSLEGLAGIAPVKDLWIRPLLCVNRREIESYLEKRGISYCTDETNLGIDYARNRLRNQAIPYLEEHINQKAASHMADAAEQLRMAAEYIREETMKCFGDCVITKEGERVLLKKRLQKYPRILRMGVIHETICQAAGARRDIGSVHVRMIEELLEHQVGREADLPYEVRAERCYEGVGFRRKTKEKSPEIQGEFRFRVFDREGKRKAIPQKTYTKWFDYDIIKNTVKMRHREAGDYLTINKEGGRQKLKQYFINEKVPKGERDQIWLAADGSHIMWVVGYRQNQAYQITDKTKKVLEIEFCGGKSNGRDSKCVD; encoded by the coding sequence ATGTACCAGAAAGTGAAAGCATATGTAAAGACGTATCATATGCTGGAAAAAAAAGATCGTGTGATCGCAGGCATATCAGGAGGAGCAGACTCCATATGCCTTCTTTTCATACTTTTGGAACTGCAAAAGGAGATTGGCTTTTCCCTGGCGGCGGTACATGTTCACCATGGCTTGAGAGGGGAAGCGGCGGATGCGGATGAGGAATATGTAAGGACCGTGTGCCGAAAACAGGGAGTAAAACTGGAGGTTTTCCGCAGAGATGTGAAAAGTGCGGCAAGGCAGTACGGCCTTTCCGAGGAGGAGGCAGGCCGGGAGGTAAGAAGAGAGGCCTTTTTAGAATTCTGCTCCAAGTGGGGAGGGACAAAGATCGCCCTTGCCCATCATAGAGACGACAATGCGGAGACTCTTTTATTTCATCTGTGCAGAGGAAGTTCTCTGGAGGGACTGGCGGGGATCGCGCCGGTGAAAGACCTGTGGATCCGTCCTCTTCTGTGCGTGAATCGCCGGGAGATTGAATCATATCTGGAAAAACGGGGAATATCTTATTGTACGGACGAAACGAATCTGGGAATTGACTATGCCCGGAACAGGCTCCGCAATCAAGCGATCCCATATCTGGAAGAACATATAAATCAAAAAGCAGCCTCCCATATGGCGGACGCGGCAGAACAGCTCCGGATGGCCGCCGAATATATTCGGGAAGAAACGATGAAATGTTTTGGCGATTGTGTGATAACAAAAGAGGGCGAAAGGGTACTGCTGAAAAAACGCCTCCAAAAATATCCCCGGATCCTGCGGATGGGAGTGATCCATGAGACGATCTGTCAGGCGGCAGGCGCAAGGAGAGATATCGGTTCTGTCCATGTCAGGATGATAGAAGAGCTGCTGGAGCATCAGGTGGGGCGCGAAGCTGACCTGCCCTATGAAGTCCGGGCGGAGCGCTGTTATGAAGGCGTTGGGTTCCGGCGCAAAACGAAGGAAAAATCCCCGGAGATCCAAGGGGAATTCCGTTTCCGGGTTTTTGACAGAGAGGGAAAAAGGAAAGCAATTCCGCAAAAAACCTACACGAAATGGTTCGATTATGATATAATAAAAAATACTGTAAAAATGAGACATCGAGAGGCTGGAGACTATCTGACGATCAATAAGGAGGGCGGCCGGCAGAAGCTGAAGCAGTATTTTATAAACGAGAAGGTTCCCAAGGGAGAAAGGGACCAAATCTGGCTTGCGGCGGATGGAAGTCATATCATGTGGGTGGTTGGATATCGGCAGAATCAGGCATATCAGATCACAGACAAGACCAAAAAGGTATTGGAAATTGAATTTTGCGGAGGAAAAAGCAATGGCAGAGACAGTAAATGTGTTGATTGA
- the hpt gene encoding hypoxanthine phosphoribosyltransferase, with translation MAETVNVLIDEETVEKRIKELGEKISEDYAGKQVHLICVLKGGVFFMCELAKRISVPVSMDFMSVGSYGDGTSSSGVVKIAKDLDETLEGKDVLVVEDIIDSGRTLYYLLDVLQKRRPKSMKLCTLLDKPDRRVTDVKVDYVGFEIPDKFVVGYGLDYAQKYRNLPYIGVVEGVE, from the coding sequence ATGGCAGAGACAGTAAATGTGTTGATTGATGAAGAAACAGTAGAAAAAAGGATCAAAGAGCTTGGAGAAAAGATCAGTGAAGATTACGCGGGAAAACAGGTACACCTGATCTGCGTTTTGAAGGGCGGAGTGTTCTTTATGTGCGAGCTGGCTAAGCGGATTTCTGTGCCGGTTTCTATGGATTTTATGAGTGTGGGAAGTTATGGCGACGGAACCTCCTCCAGCGGAGTGGTAAAGATCGCCAAGGATTTAGATGAGACGCTGGAAGGAAAAGATGTATTGGTGGTAGAGGATATCATTGATTCTGGAAGAACCCTTTACTACCTGTTGGATGTCCTGCAGAAACGGCGCCCAAAGAGCATGAAGCTGTGTACACTTCTGGATAAGCCGGACAGAAGGGTGACAGATGTAAAGGTGGATTATGTAGGATTTGAGATCCCAGATAAATTCGTAGTGGGATATGGACTTGATTATGCGCAGAAATATAGAAATCTGCCTTATATCGGAGTCGTAGAAGGCGTGGAATAG
- a CDS encoding phospho-sugar mutase, with the protein MEYREKYEEWISNPYFDEATKEELKSIANDDGEIKERFYKDLEFGTAGLRGVIGAGTNRLNIYTVRKATQGLANYICKNNGQDKGVAIAYDSRRMSPEFADEAALCLAANGIKAYVFESLRPTPELSYAVRSLGCIAGINITASHNPPEYNGYKVYWEDGAQITPPHDKGIMDEVRAVIDYNTVKTMELDKAKGAGLYQTIGAEVDDGYIAELKKQVIHQDAIDQVGGELKIVYSPLHGTGNIPARRILKELGFKNVYVVKEQELPDGDFPTVSYPNPEAKEAFELGLKLAKEVDADLVLATDPDADRLGVYVKDSGSGEYKELTGNMSGCLLADYEIGQRKELYGLPDDGYLIKTIVTSNMADAIAEAYGVGLIEVLTGFKYIGQQILGFETTGKGSYLFGFEESYGCLIGTHARDKDAIVATMALCEAAAYYKTKGKTLWDAMVDMYEKYGYYKDAIQSITLKGIEGVQKIQEILETLRKNPPMEVGGYRVIRARDYQADTVKDIATGEVTPTGLPASNVLYYDLTDDAWLCVRPSGTEPKVKFYYGVKGTSLEDADEKSDKLGREVLAMINAML; encoded by the coding sequence ATGGAATATCGTGAAAAATATGAGGAATGGATCAGCAATCCCTATTTTGATGAAGCCACGAAAGAAGAACTTAAATCGATCGCAAATGACGATGGAGAGATCAAAGAACGGTTCTATAAAGACTTGGAATTTGGGACGGCAGGATTGCGAGGTGTGATCGGAGCGGGGACGAACCGCTTAAATATTTACACCGTTAGAAAGGCAACGCAGGGCCTGGCGAATTATATCTGCAAGAATAACGGACAGGACAAAGGGGTGGCGATCGCCTATGACTCTCGCCGTATGTCTCCTGAATTCGCGGATGAGGCGGCGCTGTGCCTGGCGGCGAATGGAATCAAGGCCTACGTATTTGAATCTCTTCGTCCAACACCGGAGTTATCCTATGCGGTCCGGTCTCTGGGATGTATCGCCGGAATCAACATTACCGCAAGCCACAATCCGCCGGAATATAATGGCTACAAGGTGTATTGGGAAGATGGAGCGCAGATCACGCCCCCTCATGACAAAGGAATCATGGATGAAGTAAGAGCGGTGATTGATTATAATACCGTAAAAACGATGGAACTTGACAAGGCAAAAGGAGCGGGCCTGTATCAGACCATCGGAGCCGAAGTGGACGACGGCTATATTGCTGAATTGAAGAAACAGGTGATTCATCAAGATGCCATCGACCAGGTGGGCGGTGAGCTGAAGATTGTTTACAGTCCGCTGCATGGGACGGGAAACATACCGGCCCGCAGGATTCTGAAAGAATTAGGGTTTAAAAATGTATATGTAGTAAAAGAGCAGGAACTTCCGGACGGAGATTTCCCAACGGTATCTTATCCCAACCCCGAAGCCAAAGAAGCCTTTGAGCTGGGCCTGAAACTGGCCAAAGAAGTGGACGCGGATCTGGTACTGGCTACAGACCCGGATGCGGACCGGCTGGGAGTGTATGTAAAAGACAGCGGATCCGGCGAGTATAAAGAGCTGACTGGAAATATGTCCGGCTGCCTCCTGGCTGATTACGAGATCGGACAGAGGAAAGAATTGTACGGCCTTCCGGATGACGGCTATCTGATCAAAACGATCGTTACGTCCAATATGGCGGATGCCATTGCGGAAGCTTATGGCGTAGGACTGATCGAAGTATTGACCGGATTCAAATATATCGGTCAGCAGATCCTTGGTTTTGAGACGACAGGAAAAGGCAGTTATCTCTTTGGATTTGAGGAAAGTTATGGCTGTCTGATCGGGACTCACGCGAGAGATAAGGACGCGATTGTGGCCACCATGGCGCTGTGCGAAGCGGCGGCTTACTATAAGACTAAAGGAAAAACCCTGTGGGATGCTATGGTGGACATGTATGAGAAATACGGCTACTATAAAGACGCTATCCAGTCGATCACACTAAAGGGAATTGAAGGAGTTCAGAAGATCCAGGAAATCCTGGAGACGCTGCGCAAGAACCCGCCGATGGAAGTGGGGGGCTACCGGGTGATCCGGGCAAGAGATTACCAGGCGGATACAGTGAAGGATATCGCCACTGGAGAAGTGACGCCGACAGGCCTGCCTGCCTCCAACGTATTATATTATGACCTGACTGACGATGCCTGGCTTTGTGTAAGACCGTCAGGAACAGAACCGAAGGTAAAATTTTACTATGGCGTCAAGGGGACTTCTCTGGAAGATGCGGACGAAAAATCAGACAAACTTGGGAGGGAAGTTCTGGCTATGATCAACGCCATGCTGTAA
- the yabP gene encoding sporulation protein YabP, producing MEERTVQKSHKLVVNNRKTSLVTGVLDVLSFDLNEVLLETQQGMLMVKGTDLHVNRLSLEKGEVDLSGNIDSIAYSDAQPGGKSGENIFSKLFR from the coding sequence ATGGAAGAAAGAACGGTACAGAAGAGTCATAAATTAGTAGTTAATAACCGGAAGACCAGCTTGGTGACAGGAGTGCTGGATGTGCTGTCTTTTGACTTGAATGAGGTGCTGCTGGAAACCCAGCAGGGAATGTTAATGGTCAAGGGAACAGATCTCCATGTCAATCGGCTGAGTCTGGAGAAAGGGGAAGTGGATCTGTCGGGAAATATCGACAGCATTGCATACTCTGATGCGCAGCCGGGAGGAAAATCCGGGGAAAATATATTTTCCAAACTGTTTAGGTGA